In Vagococcus luciliae, one genomic interval encodes:
- the aroD gene encoding type I 3-dehydroquinate dehydratase, which yields MSELKVRNLELGKGKPKVCVPLVAKNFEELFSEAIRLSKLDCDVIEWRADYFMYVHDARFMKKAAYFVRYAIDDKPLIFTYRTLQEGGGQHIELDEYVELNRMMMDTGLIDMVDLEFEMMLEKPSDVMVHAKERNVKVLLSKHNNHFTPDVHNMYELIKDMYQLGGDICKVAVMPNDLQDMLNVLEVSNKIQIEHSEISFVMISMGELGQLSRMTGELFGSSLTYASNGKYLSAPGQLPIPILREGMNLIGYKRGSR from the coding sequence ATGTCAGAGTTAAAAGTACGTAACCTTGAATTAGGAAAAGGAAAACCAAAAGTATGTGTACCTCTTGTAGCGAAAAATTTTGAAGAATTGTTCTCAGAAGCTATACGATTAAGTAAATTAGATTGTGACGTCATCGAGTGGCGTGCAGATTATTTTATGTATGTGCACGATGCAAGATTTATGAAAAAAGCGGCCTATTTTGTGCGTTATGCCATTGATGATAAGCCACTTATCTTTACTTACAGAACATTGCAAGAAGGTGGTGGACAACATATTGAGTTAGATGAATATGTTGAACTCAATCGCATGATGATGGATACTGGTTTAATAGATATGGTTGATTTAGAATTTGAAATGATGTTAGAAAAACCTAGTGATGTCATGGTTCATGCTAAGGAAAGAAATGTTAAAGTATTACTATCCAAACACAATAATCATTTTACACCTGACGTGCATAATATGTATGAGTTAATTAAAGACATGTATCAATTAGGTGGGGATATTTGTAAGGTGGCTGTTATGCCAAATGATTTACAGGATATGTTAAATGTGTTGGAAGTATCAAATAAAATCCAAATAGAACATTCAGAGATTTCTTTTGTTATGATTAGTATGGGTGAGTTAGGCCAATTATCTCGTATGACAGGTGAACTATTTGGGTCTAGTTTAACTTATGCTTCAAACGGAAAATATCTTTCAGCACCAGGTCAGCTTCCAATACCAATCTTAAGAGAAGGAATGAATCTTATTGGGTATAAAAGAGGGAGTCGATAG